The segment ATACACAGCAAGCCGTGCGCCGGCGTTCATACTGCCCGCACCGCCGAGTAGCCAGCCTCCGTTACGGCCGTCAGAATCTGTGAGTCCTCGACAGAGTCGGAGCCCGTGACAACGAGCCTTCCCGTCTGCGCACTCACCTGGATGTCCTGCACACCGGCGATCTCGCCGACCTCTTCACGGATCGACATCTCGCAGTGCCCGCAGGTCATGCCCGTCACCTGATACTCGTTCGTAGCCATCCCGAATCTTCTTTCTGTATTCTTGTACCCCTACCGGGTATGTGTACATAGATTATACCCAGTGGGGGTATAAAGCAATCAGGGATGGCAAGAGAGATCACCGTTATGTGATGCAGGAGAATAATCGGTCTCGCACTGGCGATGTTCGAGACATGGCTCAGCGAGTGAGCTGCCGGGGCATTGAATCCGGGAGCAGATGTTGCAGCGGTGGAAATCCGCGCGCACATAGCTTCGCATGGCGCGCGGCGTCGAGAAGGCAGGGTGCAAAAAACCCCGCCACCTACTGGTGACGGGGTTGATGTGCGCCTGGAGGGATTCGAACCCCCAACCTTCTGATCCGTAGTCAGATGCTCTATCCGTTGAGCTACAGGCGCCTTCAGTTATCCGCTGCGCACAGTTCGCCGGTTTCTACGAAGCTGGCTGCGCGGCCTTAAAGATCATAGCGATTATTTCTACCTGGCGCTAATCGGTCGCCAGCCACTTTCATCGCAGGGCTTTGAAAGCTAAATGACGGAGACACGTCATCCTTGCGCAAAAATACGTCAGGTGAATGACGTGAATCGCTCAGTCGTAACCGTTTTGTGATCCAGTTCACCCTAGAAGAACGGCGAAACGTCGGTTTCCGAAGCCGTCCGCTTCCTACTTTTAAAACAAGCGCAGCACGCGCCGACGGGTTCAAGTTCATCACACTCGAACCGCCGACCGCTTCGCATCACCGAACTCAGGAGTTACCACATGACACTGCTCGACCACGGACCCGCAGAGGACCTGTTGAACAACGCGCCGACGGACCACGCCAAGCTACTGTCCTGGGTTACCGAAGTTGCCGAGCTGACCACGCCGGATTCCATTCACTGGGTTACCGGTGACGACAACGAACGAACACAGCTCACCGACGAGCTCGTCAACGCCGGCACCCTCGTGCGACTCACCAAGAAGAGGGACTCTTTTTACGCGGCTTCCGACCCAGATGACGTTGCCCGGGTCGAGAACCGCACCTACATCTGCTCGGTCGATGAGAAGGATGCCGGACCCACCAATAACTGGATGGCGCCGGCGAAGATGAAGGCCACGATGTCGGAACTCTTCCGTGGCAGCATGACCGGCCGCACCATGTACGTCATCCCCTTCGTGATGGGGCATATCGACGCAGCGCAGCCGATGTTCGGTGTCGAGATCACTGATTCGCCGTACGTCGTCCTCTCAATGCTCGTGATGGCGCGCTCCGGTACCTCGGTACTGAAGGCGATCACGGCAACCGGGGCAGATTTCGTTGAGTGCCTGCACTCCGTTGGTGCGCCACTGCAGGATGGCGAAACCGACGTCGCCTGGCCGTGCAACACCACGAAGTACATCAGCCACTTCCCCGAAGAGCGGTCGATTTGGAGCTTCGGTTCCGGCTATGGCGGCAACGCGTTGTTGGGCAAGAAGTGCTACTCGCTGCGTATTGCCTCCGCGATCGCTCGCGATGAAGGCTGGCTCGCCGAGCACATGCTCATCCTGAAGCTGACCAACCCAGCGGGCGAATCGAAGTTCATTGCCGCCGCGTTCCCGTCCGCTTGCGGAAAGACCAACCTCGCGATGATCGAGCCGACCATTCCCGGCTGGAAAGCGGAAATGCTCGGCGACGATATCGCCTGGATGCGGTTCGGACCGGACGGCCAGCTCTATGCCGTCAATCCGGAATTCGGCCTCTTCGGCGTCGCTCCCGGCACGGGGTGGAGCACGAATCCCAACGCAATGCGCGCCATCGAAGTAGGCGGCAACGTCTTCACCAACGTCGCCCTGACCGATGACGGCGATGTGTGGTGGGAGGGCATGACTGACGAAACCCCCAGCCACCTGACCGACTGGAAGGGCAACGACTGGACGCCGGAGTCTGAGACGCCGGCTGCCCACCCGAACTCACGGTTCTGCACACCGATCGAGAATGCGCCGATCGTCGCGCCGGAGTGGAACAATCCGAACGGCGTGCCGATTTCCGCCATCCTGTTCGGCGGGCGCCGGAAGACGACAATGCCTTTGGTCACCGAGACGCTCGGCTGGGCACATGGCGTCTTCATGGGCGCTACGCTCTCATCGGAAACTACTGCCGCAGCCACCGGCCAGGTCGGCGTGGTCCGGCGGGATCCGATGGCGATGCTGCCGTTCATCGGGTATGACGCCGGAAACTACTTCCAGCACTGGCTGGACGTCGGGCAGCGGGACGGCGCCAAGCTGCCGAAGATCTTCTACGTCAATTGGTTCCGCCGCGACGAGAACAACAAGTTCCTCTGGCCTGGCTTTGGCGAGAACTCCCGCGTTCTGAAGTGGATCGTCGAGCGCCTGGACAATGCCACGGATGCCGTGGAGACGCCCATCGGCTTGGTGCCGGCAGACGGCGCCCTGGACATCGACGGGCTCGATATGAGCGAAGAGCAGGTGCGGAAAGCCGTCGCGGTCGACGTCGAAGAGTGGAATGCCGAGCTGGATGACATCGCCAACTGGTTCGACTACATCGGGGACACTCTGCCTCAGGAACTCTGGGAACAACGCGACCAGCTTCGTAATCGCCTCGGCCTGACCGGCTGAGACCCAACGGGCCGGTCTCCGCTCTGGCGGAGCCGTCTGGCCTACGGATGTGTGCGCCGCCGGCACGACCGCGCACACGTCCGCACCGATCCGAGATGGGATCCTGCCAACTGAGCCATGGCAGGGTCCCTTCTCTGTTCCAGCCGGCGGCGCCTCAGTCGGCGTCGCTTTGGGGAAGATGCCGCGATGTGACCAATATCCAGTCGCACGCTGTGGCGGCGATGGAATAGCCGGCCTTAAGCTTGAATTGAACCTGTAGAAACCATCCCGGCTGGCAACGGCGTCGACGGGCCTTCACCCGCTCGAGAGAAGACTCATGTCAGCGCAGAACGACCTTGCCGTCGCCCCGCAAGCCTCTGCCATGCCTTCGAAAACCGTCGGCTTGGCCCTGTTCGCCCTCGCG is part of the Saxibacter everestensis genome and harbors:
- a CDS encoding phosphoenolpyruvate carboxykinase (GTP) — encoded protein: MTLLDHGPAEDLLNNAPTDHAKLLSWVTEVAELTTPDSIHWVTGDDNERTQLTDELVNAGTLVRLTKKRDSFYAASDPDDVARVENRTYICSVDEKDAGPTNNWMAPAKMKATMSELFRGSMTGRTMYVIPFVMGHIDAAQPMFGVEITDSPYVVLSMLVMARSGTSVLKAITATGADFVECLHSVGAPLQDGETDVAWPCNTTKYISHFPEERSIWSFGSGYGGNALLGKKCYSLRIASAIARDEGWLAEHMLILKLTNPAGESKFIAAAFPSACGKTNLAMIEPTIPGWKAEMLGDDIAWMRFGPDGQLYAVNPEFGLFGVAPGTGWSTNPNAMRAIEVGGNVFTNVALTDDGDVWWEGMTDETPSHLTDWKGNDWTPESETPAAHPNSRFCTPIENAPIVAPEWNNPNGVPISAILFGGRRKTTMPLVTETLGWAHGVFMGATLSSETTAAATGQVGVVRRDPMAMLPFIGYDAGNYFQHWLDVGQRDGAKLPKIFYVNWFRRDENNKFLWPGFGENSRVLKWIVERLDNATDAVETPIGLVPADGALDIDGLDMSEEQVRKAVAVDVEEWNAELDDIANWFDYIGDTLPQELWEQRDQLRNRLGLTG
- a CDS encoding heavy-metal-associated domain-containing protein — encoded protein: MATNEYQVTGMTCGHCEMSIREEVGEIAGVQDIQVSAQTGRLVVTGSDSVEDSQILTAVTEAGYSAVRAV